The following are encoded in a window of Cucurbita pepo subsp. pepo cultivar mu-cu-16 chromosome LG12, ASM280686v2, whole genome shotgun sequence genomic DNA:
- the LOC111807155 gene encoding uncharacterized protein LOC111807155 isoform X3, translating into MAFPMRLLSTYPRTSKLQSPKYAKTRVSVPCLAACFYNTYVLHGQLHHQSFSFYVTKPSVIKNFKKMALSIRSSVEESPFDPPSNSSNGRTRLTRIISAIQTKLNARINELRKNLPLKILFFLVGFYSATAFATVIGQTVLSTQDGTSNSWI; encoded by the exons ATGGCATTTCCAATGAGGTTGTTATCCACTTATCCAAGAACCAGTAAGCTTCAATCTCCAAAATATGCAAAAACAAGAGTTTCGGTTCCCTGCCTCGCAGCATGCTTTTACAACACTTATGTGCTCCATGGTCAACTTCACCATCAGTCTTTTTCCTTCTATGTGACCAAACCTTCAGTGATAAAGAACTTCAA GAAGATGGCCTTATCCATTAGGAGCAGTGTGGAAGAGAGTCCATTTGATCCTCCTTCAAATAGCTCGAATGGCAGAACAAGACTGACACGGATTATTTCAGCTATTCAAACCAAGTTGAATGCGAGAATTAACGAGTTAAGGAAAAATCTTCCATTGAAGATACTCTTCTTCTTGGTTGGGTTTTACAGTGCAACTGCATTTGCAACTGTTATTGGTCAAACAG TTCTGAGTACACAGGATGGAACCTCCAATTCTTGGATCTGA
- the LOC111807155 gene encoding uncharacterized protein LOC111807155 isoform X1, translating into MAFPMRLLSTYPRTSKLQSPKYAKTRVSVPCLAACFYNTYVLHGQLHHQSFSFYVTKPSVIKNFKKMALSIRSSVEESPFDPPSNSSNGRTRLTRIISAIQTKLNARINELRKNLPLKILFFLVGFYSATAFATVIGQTGDWDVLSAALAVAVVEGIGALMYRASLPLLNKIKGLITMFNYWKAGLSMGLFLDSFKYEMDDIFGLHNLFHLYLENVIHIIY; encoded by the exons ATGGCATTTCCAATGAGGTTGTTATCCACTTATCCAAGAACCAGTAAGCTTCAATCTCCAAAATATGCAAAAACAAGAGTTTCGGTTCCCTGCCTCGCAGCATGCTTTTACAACACTTATGTGCTCCATGGTCAACTTCACCATCAGTCTTTTTCCTTCTATGTGACCAAACCTTCAGTGATAAAGAACTTCAA GAAGATGGCCTTATCCATTAGGAGCAGTGTGGAAGAGAGTCCATTTGATCCTCCTTCAAATAGCTCGAATGGCAGAACAAGACTGACACGGATTATTTCAGCTATTCAAACCAAGTTGAATGCGAGAATTAACGAGTTAAGGAAAAATCTTCCATTGAAGATACTCTTCTTCTTGGTTGGGTTTTACAGTGCAACTGCATTTGCAACTGTTATTGGTCAAACAGGTGACTGGGATGTTCTATCTGCTGCATTGGCTGTGGCTGTTGTGGAGGGGATTGGGGCCCTCATGTATAGGGCTTCTCTTCCCCTTTTGAACAAGATTAAAGGCCTAATAACCATGTTCAATTATTGGAAAGCTGGACTTTCCATGGGTCTTTTCTTGGattcttttaaatatgaaatggaTGATATTTTTGGGTTACATAACCTCTTCCATTTATACTTAGAAAATGtaattcatatcatttattaa
- the LOC111807155 gene encoding ycf20-like protein isoform X2, whose product MDYPSSKVRRQNLPPRLRPTIDERDEQFLQLNLHGRIVKDNLTGCLGSDIDLKMALSIRSSVEESPFDPPSNSSNGRTRLTRIISAIQTKLNARINELRKNLPLKILFFLVGFYSATAFATVIGQTGDWDVLSAALAVAVVEGIGALMYRASLPLLNKIKGLITMFNYWKAGLSMGLFLDSFKYEMDDIFGLHNLFHLYLENVIHIIY is encoded by the exons ATGGACTATCCGAGTTCTAAGGTACGGCGCCAAAATCTGCCCCCTCGCCTAAGACCGACGATTGATGAAAGAGACGAACAGTTCTTGCAGCTAAACCTCCATGGGAGAATCGTGAAAGATAATCTGACAGGTTGCTTAGGCTCGGATATCGATCT GAAGATGGCCTTATCCATTAGGAGCAGTGTGGAAGAGAGTCCATTTGATCCTCCTTCAAATAGCTCGAATGGCAGAACAAGACTGACACGGATTATTTCAGCTATTCAAACCAAGTTGAATGCGAGAATTAACGAGTTAAGGAAAAATCTTCCATTGAAGATACTCTTCTTCTTGGTTGGGTTTTACAGTGCAACTGCATTTGCAACTGTTATTGGTCAAACAGGTGACTGGGATGTTCTATCTGCTGCATTGGCTGTGGCTGTTGTGGAGGGGATTGGGGCCCTCATGTATAGGGCTTCTCTTCCCCTTTTGAACAAGATTAAAGGCCTAATAACCATGTTCAATTATTGGAAAGCTGGACTTTCCATGGGTCTTTTCTTGGattcttttaaatatgaaatggaTGATATTTTTGGGTTACATAACCTCTTCCATTTATACTTAGAAAATGtaattcatatcatttattaa